One genomic window of Methanosarcina acetivorans C2A includes the following:
- a CDS encoding DUF1638 domain-containing protein has protein sequence MLEDELVYVLSKDPEIKRLFVVENRNSFRFVKKLKSENLKPFMFPSDRLYPVVSEINRESLRESLREPPGNFSRKFSIIPFCKKIYDFILRKEKKQGLTVVVNLLRKELHSNVDTLQSEVYLNAREMSKISNGILLFYGKCGFSSEKMKAELQQLGCPVYFLRDDGRNIVDDCISVALGGNEIYTKMMLSGNGKGAIYATPMVLSDLNETNYKSSESYKKIRKYLISPMYSLLFKINNQNYKDVNFHRNASEFAKIFNMKIINVNGTMNIAINSYMEAKTAICKSIEKSF, from the coding sequence ATGCTTGAAGATGAATTAGTATATGTTCTCTCTAAAGATCCTGAAATCAAAAGGCTATTTGTAGTAGAGAACAGAAACAGTTTCCGATTTGTAAAAAAACTCAAGTCTGAAAATCTTAAGCCTTTTATGTTTCCGTCTGACAGGCTGTATCCTGTTGTATCGGAAATCAATAGAGAGTCGCTCAGAGAGTCACTCAGAGAGCCTCCCGGTAATTTTTCGAGGAAGTTTTCGATTATTCCTTTCTGTAAGAAAATATACGATTTTATACTTCGTAAAGAGAAGAAACAGGGATTAACTGTTGTTGTGAATCTTCTTAGAAAAGAGTTACATTCGAATGTTGATACTTTGCAATCTGAAGTGTATCTGAATGCCAGAGAAATGTCAAAAATCTCGAATGGTATTCTCTTATTTTATGGAAAATGTGGCTTTAGTTCTGAAAAAATGAAGGCAGAATTGCAACAACTTGGTTGTCCTGTTTATTTTCTGAGGGACGATGGAAGAAATATTGTCGATGACTGTATAAGTGTAGCACTTGGAGGAAACGAGATTTACACAAAAATGATGTTATCAGGAAATGGCAAAGGAGCCATATATGCAACACCAATGGTACTTTCCGACCTGAATGAAACTAATTACAAATCTTCTGAATCATACAAAAAGATCAGAAAATATCTAATTTCTCCGATGTATAGTCTTCTTTTTAAGATTAATAATCAAAACTATAAAGATGTTAATTTTCATAGAAATGCTTCCGAATTTGCAAAAATATTTAACATGAAGATTATCAATGTTAATGGAACAATGAATATAGCAATTAACTCTTACATGGAAGCTAAAACTGCTATCTGTAAAAGCATAGAAAAATCCTTTTAA
- a CDS encoding DUF3344 domain-containing protein, which produces MLTLILSSGVCFADNYVGGIPLTPAQSGTVDGGVYVDSYYGTANQGINDAKTIGHTFTLPDNAEIEWAMLLTTVYCGHMQNNYVGTANVSFNGVTLGNETLNVPFNFIANGGNDGEAYVQVNDHVNRVTSDYMMYYDVTSLVKAGENTAVVSTAPLDGSFDGRIKLITLVVAYNDGSGDKILYQINRGHDADTYYVEDYQGETYVGSTDFEADLPEGSSLVDAELTVVHMASTDGTYTFNGNNLISGTPQGTYCGSNTWDVKDELESTGKNTLTYDRNAGFYKCALGILTAEYTTSSSDDTGDDTSDDTGDDTSDDTGDDTSDDTGDDTSDDTGDDTSGNTSEETSSADLGIQDVKVSHNGLAKAWNKLNNTVSVTVINNGPENADSFALELYSDGTPVESRQVTGLANGATETVDFSWKPEDIKDYTLKAVVVPGSIISDTDTTNNELSKTQEVLHNGYAGDNPLETYAHGTVKGNIIYDYGNSSYSNKVFSGDTYSVSHSLELPEGATVKFARLYNFWTWSATATVGVIPSMSLQFEGNSLTPEAEYDDQKGWGSVYDYPTGTWAYDITGLVTGSGTYTTVVTNTHSDTGNFVCFDGIALLVVYEDSSGEEIEYWINEGCDMVSTMSTSGGLTPEEATVEIPFEGSIDLSNVDEARLWTTVQSGGHDGISLEFNEMNTSGIYDSTPYSDLDIDEARAVGTYLLTENNRARIIPPLVTDNSGDYLVPSNSILIVSYKDGTSATPALSLSASTLNVTVGEETEVVYSVTSDDSPVEGALVSLSGCATGSGETDANGTVALAVNASCEGAITAEASKDGYTGAELTQQAKEASSSGSDPDAEASLNVTLIPAVSLTLSPNSLDFGTVSLGTPSETLNFTLQNNGDTSIKVTAEVVDQEDGPFETGLLLDQSIWSSYSKIIAAESSETSEAQLDLPANYPSTGEFQGRLLFWAEAA; this is translated from the coding sequence TTGTTAACACTGATTCTGAGCAGTGGAGTCTGCTTTGCTGATAATTACGTAGGCGGAATCCCCCTCACACCTGCTCAGAGTGGAACAGTAGATGGTGGCGTCTATGTTGACAGCTACTACGGAACGGCAAATCAGGGAATAAACGACGCAAAAACAATAGGTCATACATTTACCCTTCCGGATAACGCCGAAATCGAATGGGCAATGCTGCTCACTACAGTATATTGTGGTCACATGCAAAACAATTACGTAGGAACTGCAAACGTTAGCTTCAACGGTGTGACCCTCGGAAACGAAACCTTGAATGTTCCTTTTAACTTCATTGCAAACGGGGGCAATGACGGCGAAGCATACGTCCAGGTAAATGACCATGTAAACAGGGTGACAAGTGATTATATGATGTATTATGACGTCACGAGCCTTGTAAAAGCCGGGGAAAACACGGCTGTAGTAAGCACGGCACCTCTCGATGGCTCCTTTGACGGGCGGATAAAACTGATAACCCTTGTTGTGGCTTACAATGACGGCAGTGGAGACAAGATCCTGTATCAGATCAACCGTGGACATGACGCAGATACTTATTATGTTGAAGATTATCAGGGTGAAACTTACGTGGGAAGCACAGATTTTGAGGCGGATTTGCCGGAAGGTTCTTCCCTGGTTGATGCAGAGCTCACAGTTGTGCACATGGCAAGCACGGATGGAACATACACTTTTAATGGTAATAATCTCATCTCAGGCACGCCTCAGGGAACTTACTGTGGGTCCAATACATGGGATGTTAAAGACGAATTAGAATCCACCGGCAAAAACACCTTAACCTATGACCGGAATGCTGGATTCTATAAATGTGCCCTAGGCATTCTGACAGCCGAATACACAACATCATCTTCTGATGATACCGGTGACGATACATCTGATGACACTGGCGACGATACATCTGATGATACCGGTGACGATACATCTGATGATACCGGTGACGATACATCTGATGACACTGGCGACGATACCTCTGGTAACACCAGCGAAGAAACGTCATCAGCTGATCTGGGCATACAGGATGTAAAAGTCTCGCACAATGGGTTGGCCAAAGCCTGGAACAAGCTGAACAACACTGTAAGCGTTACTGTAATAAACAACGGGCCAGAGAATGCAGACAGTTTTGCTCTCGAACTTTATTCTGATGGTACCCCTGTCGAAAGCAGGCAGGTCACCGGACTTGCAAATGGGGCTACTGAAACGGTTGATTTTTCCTGGAAGCCGGAAGATATAAAGGATTATACTCTCAAGGCAGTTGTTGTCCCGGGTTCTATCATAAGCGATACGGACACGACAAATAATGAACTGAGTAAGACCCAGGAGGTGCTGCATAACGGTTACGCTGGGGATAATCCTCTTGAAACCTATGCCCACGGTACGGTAAAAGGAAACATTATTTATGATTATGGGAACAGCAGCTACAGTAATAAGGTGTTTTCCGGAGATACGTACAGCGTAAGCCACTCCCTGGAGCTTCCTGAAGGAGCAACTGTGAAGTTTGCCCGGCTCTATAACTTCTGGACATGGAGTGCGACAGCCACTGTCGGAGTTATTCCTTCCATGAGCCTGCAGTTTGAAGGCAACTCTCTGACCCCTGAAGCAGAATACGACGATCAGAAAGGCTGGGGCTCAGTATATGACTATCCAACAGGGACCTGGGCTTATGATATAACAGGGCTTGTGACTGGAAGCGGAACTTATACTACAGTGGTCACAAATACTCACAGTGATACCGGAAACTTTGTCTGTTTTGACGGGATTGCCCTGCTTGTGGTATATGAAGACTCCTCTGGAGAGGAAATCGAATACTGGATCAATGAAGGCTGCGATATGGTAAGTACGATGAGTACTTCGGGCGGTCTGACTCCAGAGGAAGCTACCGTAGAAATTCCGTTCGAAGGATCCATAGATCTCAGCAATGTAGATGAGGCCCGCCTCTGGACTACAGTCCAGTCAGGAGGGCATGATGGTATATCTCTGGAATTCAATGAAATGAATACTTCAGGGATTTATGACTCGACACCTTATTCTGATCTGGACATCGATGAAGCAAGGGCTGTCGGAACCTATCTTCTGACCGAAAACAACAGGGCAAGGATAATACCTCCCTTAGTTACGGATAATAGTGGCGACTATCTGGTCCCTTCAAATTCAATCCTTATTGTCAGTTATAAAGATGGAACGTCTGCCACTCCTGCCCTTTCTCTCTCTGCAAGCACCCTGAATGTGACTGTGGGGGAGGAGACTGAGGTTGTATATAGCGTAACAAGTGACGATTCCCCTGTTGAAGGGGCACTTGTTTCTCTGAGCGGTTGTGCAACAGGTTCGGGGGAGACAGATGCAAACGGAACGGTAGCACTTGCGGTAAATGCAAGCTGTGAAGGAGCTATTACTGCAGAGGCTAGCAAAGACGGCTATACAGGTGCAGAGCTTACCCAGCAGGCGAAAGAAGCCTCCTCTTCGGGGTCCGATCCTGATGCAGAAGCATCCCTCAATGTGACGCTCATTCCCGCAGTTTCCCTGACTCTCTCTCCGAATTCGCTCGATTTCGGAACAGTCTCCCTGGGGACACCGAGTGAGACCCTGAACTTTACTCTCCAGAATAACGGAGACACCAGTATAAAAGTAACCGCTGAAGTGGTTGACCAGGAGGACGGTCCTTTTGAAACAGGGCTTCTGCTTGATCAGAGCATCTGGTCCAGTTACAGTAAGATCATAGCTGCAGAAAGTTCGGAAACCTCCGAAGCTCAGCTTGACCTTCCGGCAAACTATCCGTCTACAGGGGAATTTCAGGGACGCCTTCTTTTCTGGGCAGAAGCAGCCTGA
- a CDS encoding DUF3344 domain-containing protein has protein sequence MSIFPTHNRNNLIFLNLFGFLLPPLVGADCAHSSGIHFPTRTGGKVTNRKLIFVLLTLILCSGVGLTLFTGAAAADEWVGGLPLTTVQTETVTGDLWFDATPAPNWGEQVVTKTFTLPEAAVAEPGRIAWARLYISAYCGHMQSDYAFSITNSWDGDNDGVYEQVWPETEHGAFQYFVDADWNPVGNDNSEFDGHGEHEPYLMLNDHENRVTSDYFMWYDVKDLISDQTINVNVDTTGSYDGRIKVITLVVAYNDPSSTTQTTYWVNEGHDVCSYFTEDNFGEAAVGNTSFGTTGLSEVTSATLTVDYMASNNGCYGFPTADNNFEYTGETPPVEGTFTNLQLDRDPDTQGAYSGIDSWNVTSSVTGSSDVTLGYARYFLGEGTAAFYKIPLAFLVVKSPIETSSQPPVADFTADVTSGDAPLEVQFTDASTGTVSSYAWDFDNDGTVDSTQQNPMYTYSTEGTYSVNLTVTNEDGSDSELKTDYITVTQAGQVATNDLSISGIVNTVPASAVFARETNPVKVLNVQNTGTATLTNISIAVYASDVSSGTVPVNTTTIASLAGDAKTTVTLIDPTIRDLEGGTVTYTAVIDPDNLIAETDETNNNKSSSAKPLRYNGYKGKGIYWEGGSNITTMHTFDLQGNLLYSTQPDSAYQAVGWESRTETWTASDLPVPDGSTIEKAFLYVAYNWDQTPGGYPWLNINFNGNTLDNGNISTGNGTLYRDWSNFGSYADYEYGLCVYDVTDKFSSAGNSLVMTPVGENKNALYPSTLVVIYGNENETRKQIFINEECDELGLSASSYGTTPEEATAYAPFTGMSIDVEKVTNAMLYSFAGSAGPDEGNLLFNGNIVATNAWQGSSNSGSPLVFEATNYINATGNEAGIQSTTSGGMDALQQILVIEYEESAPSAPVANFTATPTSGDAPLAVNFTDTSTGSPTSWLWDFDNDGTIDSEEKNPSYTYETAGNYSVNLTVSGSEGSDSEVKTEYIVVKNGTSATPALSLSASPLNVTVGEETDVTYTVTGDDSPVEGALVNLSGCATGSGTTDENGTVVIAVNASCEGTIIVTASKEGYTGAELTQQAIEASSSEPSSSSTVSLEVDIIPAISLTVSPNSLDFGKVTPGTPSESLPLTLQNKGGASIKVTAEVDDQENGPFITGLLLDQSIWSSYSKVIAAESSETSEAQLDLPVNYSSTGQFQGSLIFWAEAA, from the coding sequence ATGAGCATTTTTCCAACTCATAATAGAAACAATTTGATTTTTTTGAACCTTTTTGGATTTTTGTTACCTCCTCTGGTGGGAGCTGATTGTGCACATAGTTCTGGAATTCATTTTCCAACTCGTACAGGAGGAAAAGTTACGAACAGAAAACTAATTTTCGTATTGTTAACGCTGATTCTGTGCAGCGGAGTAGGCCTTACTTTATTTACAGGCGCCGCAGCTGCAGATGAATGGGTTGGAGGCTTGCCGCTGACAACCGTACAGACAGAGACAGTCACCGGTGACCTCTGGTTCGATGCAACCCCAGCGCCTAACTGGGGAGAACAGGTCGTGACCAAGACCTTTACGCTGCCTGAGGCCGCAGTAGCCGAACCCGGACGGATTGCCTGGGCCAGGCTTTATATCTCTGCTTACTGCGGGCACATGCAAAGCGATTATGCTTTTTCCATTACCAACAGCTGGGATGGGGACAATGACGGCGTTTACGAGCAGGTTTGGCCCGAAACTGAGCATGGAGCATTCCAGTATTTTGTTGACGCTGATTGGAATCCGGTTGGAAATGACAACAGCGAATTTGACGGGCACGGGGAACATGAACCCTATCTTATGCTCAATGACCATGAGAACAGGGTGACGAGCGACTACTTTATGTGGTATGATGTAAAGGACCTGATCTCCGATCAGACTATCAATGTCAATGTCGACACCACCGGCTCGTACGACGGGCGGATCAAAGTCATTACTCTCGTAGTCGCATACAACGACCCCTCCTCCACCACACAGACCACTTACTGGGTGAACGAGGGGCATGACGTCTGTTCTTATTTCACCGAGGACAATTTTGGAGAAGCTGCTGTTGGGAACACAAGCTTTGGCACAACTGGCCTTTCTGAGGTCACTTCAGCTACCCTGACAGTTGACTATATGGCAAGTAATAATGGGTGCTACGGATTCCCGACCGCGGATAATAACTTTGAGTACACTGGTGAGACCCCCCCGGTTGAGGGAACGTTCACCAACCTTCAGCTCGACCGGGACCCTGATACACAGGGCGCTTATTCAGGTATAGATTCCTGGAACGTGACTTCCTCAGTTACAGGTAGCAGTGATGTCACACTCGGCTATGCCCGTTACTTCTTGGGTGAAGGGACCGCAGCATTTTACAAGATCCCCCTCGCGTTCCTCGTGGTAAAAAGCCCGATTGAAACGAGTTCCCAGCCGCCTGTGGCAGACTTTACGGCAGATGTAACAAGCGGGGATGCCCCCCTTGAAGTACAGTTTACCGATGCATCAACAGGGACGGTTTCATCCTATGCATGGGACTTTGATAATGACGGGACTGTCGACAGCACCCAGCAGAATCCAATGTATACCTACTCCACTGAAGGAACCTATTCTGTCAACCTCACAGTTACGAATGAAGATGGAAGCGATTCCGAGCTGAAGACAGACTACATAACCGTAACTCAAGCGGGTCAAGTGGCAACGAACGATCTTAGCATCTCAGGAATCGTCAACACCGTTCCGGCTTCTGCGGTCTTTGCCAGGGAAACAAATCCTGTGAAAGTTCTCAATGTCCAAAACACAGGAACTGCTACCCTTACCAACATTTCGATAGCTGTGTATGCAAGCGACGTTTCCAGTGGAACAGTTCCCGTAAACACGACAACGATTGCGTCCCTTGCTGGCGATGCAAAGACCACCGTAACCCTGATCGACCCCACCATCCGTGACCTTGAAGGCGGCACCGTGACCTATACTGCCGTTATTGACCCTGACAACCTTATAGCTGAAACGGACGAGACCAACAACAACAAGAGCAGTTCGGCTAAACCTCTCAGGTACAACGGGTATAAGGGCAAAGGCATCTACTGGGAAGGCGGAAGCAATATCACTACCATGCATACCTTTGATCTCCAGGGAAACCTTTTGTATTCCACACAGCCTGATTCTGCTTACCAAGCTGTCGGATGGGAGAGCAGGACCGAAACCTGGACTGCAAGTGACCTTCCGGTCCCGGACGGTTCCACCATAGAAAAGGCCTTCCTCTATGTTGCCTACAACTGGGATCAGACTCCCGGCGGATATCCGTGGTTGAATATTAACTTCAACGGAAACACCCTTGATAACGGCAACATCTCAACAGGAAACGGAACCCTCTACAGGGACTGGAGCAATTTTGGTTCATATGCTGACTATGAATACGGGCTCTGTGTCTACGATGTAACCGACAAGTTTAGTTCTGCAGGAAACAGCCTTGTCATGACGCCTGTTGGTGAAAACAAAAACGCACTGTATCCGAGCACTCTTGTTGTGATCTACGGAAACGAAAATGAAACCAGGAAACAGATCTTCATCAATGAAGAATGCGACGAGCTTGGTTTATCTGCGTCCAGTTACGGGACCACCCCTGAAGAGGCTACTGCATATGCTCCTTTCACCGGCATGTCCATTGACGTGGAAAAGGTCACAAACGCTATGCTCTACAGCTTCGCAGGAAGTGCGGGGCCCGATGAAGGAAACCTGCTTTTCAACGGAAACATAGTGGCAACCAATGCATGGCAGGGAAGTTCAAATTCAGGGAGTCCCTTAGTCTTTGAAGCTACAAACTACATCAATGCAACAGGAAACGAGGCAGGTATACAGAGTACGACAAGCGGAGGTATGGATGCACTCCAGCAGATCCTTGTTATCGAATATGAGGAATCGGCACCTTCTGCGCCAGTGGCCAACTTTACGGCAACCCCAACATCTGGAGATGCCCCGCTGGCAGTAAACTTTACCGATACATCAACCGGGTCTCCGACTTCATGGTTATGGGACTTTGATAATGACGGCACTATCGACAGCGAGGAAAAGAACCCATCGTATACCTACGAAACTGCAGGTAATTACTCTGTCAACCTCACTGTAAGCGGATCTGAAGGCAGTGATTCCGAGGTAAAAACCGAGTATATTGTTGTTAAGAACGGAACTTCTGCCACTCCTGCGCTTTCTCTCTCCGCGAGCCCCCTTAATGTGACCGTGGGAGAGGAAACCGATGTTACGTACACCGTAACAGGTGACGATTCCCCTGTTGAAGGGGCACTTGTTAACCTGAGCGGTTGTGCTACGGGTTCGGGAACTACCGATGAGAACGGAACTGTTGTAATTGCCGTAAATGCAAGCTGTGAAGGAACCATTATCGTAACAGCTAGCAAAGAAGGCTATACAGGTGCAGAGCTTACCCAGCAGGCGATAGAAGCTTCCTCTTCGGAGCCCAGCTCCTCTTCAACTGTATCGCTCGAAGTGGATATCATTCCTGCAATTTCCCTGACTGTCTCTCCGAATTCTCTCGATTTCGGAAAAGTCACCCCCGGAACACCAAGTGAGTCCTTGCCCCTGACCCTTCAGAACAAAGGAGGTGCCAGTATAAAAGTGACCGCTGAAGTGGATGACCAGGAAAACGGTCCGTTTATAACGGGACTTCTGCTTGATCAGAGCATCTGGTCCAGTTACAGTAAGGTCATAGCTGCAGAAAGTTCGGAAACCTCCGAAGCTCAGCTTGACCTCCCGGTAAACTACTCGTCGACAGGGCAATTCCAGGGAAGCCTTATTTTCTGGGCAGAAGCAGCCTGA